One Vibrio tapetis subsp. tapetis DNA segment encodes these proteins:
- a CDS encoding adenosylcobinamide-GDP ribazoletransferase has translation MIDKLTREWQVFLLSVAIFTRIPISASVPYSEERKNESYKYCGLVGLLIGSLTALVYFVCQLIWPVDVAVVLSMSFSIYATGAFHEDGFADTCDGFGGGFTAERKLAIMKDSRIGAYALLGMVMLILLKYTTLVSLTQVPIALIVAHVLSRTLSVSFVHTHGYVRQVEQSKLQIAKSANSKSDAITLIVIATLVVLIALPMKSALILVSVLFIARLWFSRWMVKQVGGYTGDALGAVQQMSEVICYLVLLLLS, from the coding sequence ATGATTGATAAACTAACAAGAGAGTGGCAGGTTTTTCTATTGTCTGTCGCGATATTCACACGGATCCCGATTTCTGCTTCAGTGCCATACAGTGAAGAGCGCAAGAACGAATCATATAAATACTGTGGCTTGGTTGGTCTGCTCATCGGCTCGCTGACGGCCTTGGTGTATTTTGTGTGCCAACTGATCTGGCCGGTAGACGTCGCCGTTGTGTTATCTATGTCATTCAGCATTTATGCCACTGGGGCTTTTCATGAGGATGGATTTGCCGACACATGTGATGGATTCGGTGGCGGTTTTACCGCTGAGCGTAAACTGGCAATAATGAAAGACTCGCGAATTGGTGCCTACGCATTATTGGGTATGGTCATGCTAATTCTGCTCAAATACACCACGTTGGTTTCTTTAACACAAGTTCCTATCGCGCTGATCGTCGCACACGTGTTAAGTCGGACTCTATCAGTCAGCTTCGTGCATACGCACGGCTATGTTCGTCAGGTCGAACAATCTAAGTTGCAGATAGCTAAAAGCGCCAACAGCAAATCTGATGCCATCACGTTAATCGTCATCGCTACGTTGGTGGTGCTGATTGCGCTGCCAATGAAATCGGCCTTAATTCTTGTGTCTGTTTTGTTTATTGCTCGTCTATGGTTTAGTCGTTGGATGGTGAAACAAGTTGGCGGCTACACTGGTGATGCACTGGGTGCCGTTCAGCAGATGTCGGAAGTTATCTGTTATCTCGTGCTATTGTTGCTCTCGTGA